The following are encoded together in the Glycine max cultivar Williams 82 chromosome 8, Glycine_max_v4.0, whole genome shotgun sequence genome:
- the LOC106794106 gene encoding uncharacterized protein isoform X2 — translation MAPKRKRQMAVRDQNKGKAFKSHPTIQLARHLAEMTSQIPPCVSSHAISHPTDPPARTSDVIPPPSIQGVQSPCTSQPKNPDAGCTLDMASEKRTALRTKFVRQKVAEKDTNKGKASKSHPTKQHTAYHAQTTSQNPPCASQPTNSMEGAHSPARTSDVSPPPSMKGVRSPCTSQPTNSDAGRADRSFASLETQRNEAKPILYLDGQGFLPSRSAANGIGDILKKNFTDPWPSWKKIPISTRNSLFEEFLEKFSVSPPDYNWAKKNFEMRGSVLLKNNLNKARTTMDKPHWITDGVWERLCNHWRSEGFKKKSTQAKTNRASNCGASHTGGSISASQHRANMMKETGTIPTPLELFRRMHQRKDNTWVDRRSQHVNLLGLYW, via the exons ATGGCTCCAAAGAGGAAGCGCCAG ATGGCAGTCAGAGATCAGAATAAAGGAAAAGCTTTTAAGAGTCATCCAACAATTCAACTTGCTAGGCATCTAGCAGAGATGACTTCTCAAATTCCTCCATGTGTTTCATCACATGCAATATCTCATCCTACTGATCCTCCTGCTAGGACATCTGATGTGATTCCTCCACCTTCGATACAAGGGGTACAATCACCATGTACTTCACAACCAAAAAATCCAGATGCAGGATGTACCCTTGACATGGCCTCAGAGAAGAGAACTGCTCTTCGCACAAAGTTTGTTAGGCAGAAG GTGGCAGAGAAAGATACGAATAAAGGAAAAGCTTCTAAGAGTCATCCAACGAAACAACATACTGCATATCATGCACAGACGACTTCTCAAAATCCACCATGTGCTTCACAACCAACAAATTCAATGGAAGGGGCACACTCACCTGCTAGGACATCTGATGTATCACCTCCACCTTCAATGAAAGGGGTACGCTCACCATGTACATCACAACCAACAAATTCAGATGCAGGACGTGCTGATAGATCTTTTGCTTCATTAGAGACACAGAGAAATGAGGCCAAGCCAATTTTATATCTTGATGGGCAAGG ATTCTTACCTTCTCGCTCTGCTGCTAATGGGATTGGGGATATCCTCAAGAAGAATTTTACTGATCCTTGGCCATCATGGAAGAAGATACCAATTAGCACTAGAAACTCGTTGTTTGAAGagtttttg GAAAAGTTCTCTGTTTCTCCACCGGATTACAATTGggcaaaaaagaattttgaaaTGCGAGGTTCAGTATTGCtgaaaaataatctaaataagGCTCGAACCACAATGGATAAACCTCATTGGATTACAGATGGTGTCTGGGAGAGATTGTGCAATCATTGGAGATCTGAAGGATTCAAAAAGAAGAGCACCCAAGCAAAAACAAATCGAGCATCTAATTGTGGAGCATCTCACACTGGTGGCTCTATTAGTGCTTCACAGCATAGAGCTAATATG ATGAAAGAGACTGGAACCATTCCTACTCCATTGGAGTTGTTCCGTCGCATGCACCAACGTAAGGACAACACATG
- the LOC100776443 gene encoding ABC transporter C family member 3 produces the protein MSFVLSLYSLGHFGSSFVTFLVKPVFVHGLSGVLHLLLLLALLVSLLWKKVTVGARERSKENNNNTLFARIPLCSFVVSAINLLLFLFDYFCWYKNGWSLGKFLTLLDLVLKTVAWGVGGAFLHGELFISRERRLPFFFRAWCVLYLFVSGYCFIVNIVLYEKHAALPIQCLVSDVSSVCVGLFFCYLGFFVKFEAGVRNSTLQESLLNGDSNDNDVFGINETKGGDTDTPYSNAGIFGILTFSWVGPLITLGKKKTLDLEDVPQLDKRDSLVGAFPTFRDKLKACCGASNTVTTLELVKSLVFSTWTEIIVTAILALVNTLATFVGPYLIDGFVQYLNGKRQFEKEGLVLVSAFCVAKLVECLTKRHWFFRLQQVGIRMRALLVTIIYNKALNLSCQSKQGQTTGEIINFMSVDAERVGEFSCHLHDLWLVVLQVLVGLLVLYKNLGLATIAGFVAILIVMWANIPLGSTQEKFHNKLMESKDERMKATSEILRNMRILKLQGWEMKFLSKITKLRKIEQGWLKKVIYTLAIIIFLFWCAPAIVSVVTFGTCMLIGIPLEAGKILSTLATFQILQEPIYNLPETISMMAQTKVSLDRIASFLRLDEMLSDVVKKLPPGSSDIAIEVVDGNFSWDSFSPNITLQNINLRVFHGMRVAVCGTVGSGKSTLLSCILGEVPKKSGILKVCGTKAYVAQSPWIQSSTIEDNILFGKDMERERYEKVLEACCLKKDLDILSFGDQTIIGERGINLSGGQKQRIQIARALYHDADIYLFDDVFSAVDAHTGSHLFKECSLGFLSSKTVVYVTHQVEFLPAADLILVMKDGNITQCGKYNDLLISGTDFMELVGAHKEALFALDSLDGGTVSAKISVSLSHAVEEKEVKKDVQNGGEDDKSHLKGQLVQEEEREKGKVGFSVYWKYIIAAYGGALVPLILLAEILFQLLQIGSNYWMALVTPISTDVEPSVGGSMLIVVYVALAIGSSVCVLARATLVATAGYKTATLLFNNMHFCIFRAPMSFFDATPSGRILNRASTDQSAVDIDIPFQAGSLASSVVHLLGIIVVMSQVAWQVFIVFVPITAISIWYQQYYLPSARELSRLVGVCKAPVIQHFAETISGASIIRSFDQVPRFQQTIMKLMDGYSRPKFNNAGAMEWLCFRLDMLSSITFSFCLIFLISIPQGFIDSGVAGLAVIYGLNLNIVQSWMIWELCNIETKIISVERILQYTSIPSEPPLVVEENRPHDSWPSCGRIDIHNLQVRYAPHMPFVLHSLACTFHGGLKTGIVGRTGSGKSTLIQTLFRIVEPTVGRIMIDGVNISSIGLRDLRSRLSIIPQDPTMFEGTVRSNLDPLEEYTDEQIWEALDKCQLGDEVRRKEGKLESAVCENGENWSMGQRQLVCLGRVLLKKSKVLVLDEATASVDTATDNLIQQTLRQHFFNCTVITIAHRITSVIDSDMVLLLNQGLIEEYDSPTRLLEDKLSSFAQLVAEYTTRSNSSFDQLK, from the exons atgtcGTTTGTCTTATCACTCTACTCTCTAGGACACTTTGGCAGCAGTTTTGTGACATTTTTGGTGAAGCCGGTTTTCGTGCATGGCTTATCTGGTGTTCTTCATCTACTGTTGTTATTGGCGCTTTTAGTGTCATTACTGTGGAAGAAAGTCACTGTAGGAGCCAGAGAACGCTCCAAAGAGAACAATAATAACACCTTGTTTGCAAGGATTCCTCTTTGTTCTTTCGTTGTTTCTGCTATAAATCTTCTACTCTTTTTGTTTGATTACTTTTGTTGGTATAAAAATGGTTGGTCACTAGGAAAGTTTCTGACCCTTCTGGATTTGGTGCTCAAAACGGTTGCTTGGGGGGTTGGTGGTGCTTTTTTGCATGGGGAACTCTTCATTTCAAGGGAAAGAAGATTGCCATTCTTCTTCAGAGCTTGGTGCGTCCTTTACCTCTTTGTTTCCGGTTATTGCTTTATAGTGAACATTGTTCTCTATGAAAAGCATGCTGCTTTGCCTATTCAGTGCTTAGTTTCTGATGTTTCCTCTGTTTGTGTGGGTTTATTCTTCTGTTACTTGggtttttttgtaaagtttgaGGCTGGAGTGAGAAATAGTACTCTTCAAGAATCTCTTTTGAATGGTGATTCAAATGATAATGATGTGTTTGGGATTAATGAGACCAAGGGGGGTGACACTGATACCCCTTACTCTAATGCTGGAATTTTTGGCATTCTTACCTTCTCTTGGGTTGGTCCTCTGATTACTCTTGGAAAGAAGAAGACTTTGGACCTTGAGGATGTTCCCCAACTCGACAAAAGAGACAGTTTAGTTGGAGCATTTCCAACTTTTAGGGATAAGCTTAAGGCATGTTGTGGAGCAAGTAACACAGTGACCACACTTGAGTTAGTGAAGTCATTAGTATTCTCAACCTGGACAGAGATTATTGTCACAGCTATCCTTGCATTGGTGAACACATTGGCGACTTTTGTCGGTCCCTATCTCATTGATGGTTTTGTTCAATACCTTAATGGAAAACGACAATTTGAAAAAGAGGGCCTTGTTTTGGTGTCTGCATTTTGTGTGGCAAAGCTTGTGGAGTGCCTGACAAAGAGGCACTGGTTCTTTAGGTTGCAGCAGGTTGGAATACGAATGCGAGCACTGCTTGTGACAATCATATATAACAAAGCTTTGAACCTTTCATGTCAATCAAAGCAAGGACAGACCACAGGGGAAATAATCAACTTCATGAGTGTGGATGCAGAAAGAGTTGGTGAATTCAGTTGTCACCTACACGATCTGTGGTTAGTAGTCCTACAGGTTTTAGTAGGCTTGCtggttttgtataaaaatctTGGGCTTGCTACAATTGCTGGATTTGTTGCAATTCTCATTGTAATGTGGGCAAACATTCCCTTGGGTTCAACCCAAGAGAAGTTTCACAACAAGTTGATGGAGTCAAAAGATGAGAGAATGAAAGCAACATCTGAGATTTTAAGGAACATGAGGATTCTCAAACTGCAAGGATGGGAAATGAAGTTTTTGTCTAAGATAACTAAACTCAGAAAGATTGAGCAAGGCtggttaaaaaaagttatatacacTTTAGCCatcatcatatttttattttggtgtgCCCCAGCGATTGTGTCTGTGGTTACTTTTGGTACTTGTATGCTGATAGGGATTCCTCTTGAAGCAGGGAAGATCTTGTCTACACTTGCAACATTCCAGATTCTCCAAGAACCCATTTATAATCTTCCAGAGACAATTTCAATGATGGCACAAACTAAGGTTTCTCTTGACAGGATTGCATCTTTCCTTCGTCTCGATGAGATGCTATCTGATGTTGTGAAGAAGCTTCCGCCGGGTAGTTCTGATATAGCAATTGAAGTGGTTGATGGGAATTTCTCTTGGGATTCATTTTCCCCTAATATAACATTGCAAAACATAAATCTAAGAGTTTTTCATGGCATGAGGGTTGCAGTTTGTGGTACTGTTGGATCAGGCAAGTCTACTTTACTTTCTTGTATATTGGGAGAAGTACCAAAGAAATCAGGGATCCTAAAGGTGTGTGGAACAAAGGCCTATGTAGCTCAGTCACCATGGATACAAAGTAGCACCATAGAGGATAATATATTGTTTGGCAAGGATATGGAAAGGGAAAGGTATGAGAAGGTCCTTGAAGCTTGTTGCCTAAAGAAGGATCTAgatattttatcatttggaGATCAGACTATTATAGGAGAGAGGGGGATAAATTTGAGTGGTGGACAGAAGCAAAGAATACAAATTGCTCGTGCTCTATACCATGATGCTGATATATATCTATTTGATGATGTGTTTAGTGCTGTGGATGCTCATACAGGATCTCATCTTTTTAAG GAATGCTCACTAGGCTTTTTAAGTTCAAAGACAGTGGTTTATGTCACTCACCAAGTAGAGTTCTTACCTGCGGCTGACCTTATCTTG GTCATGAAAGATGGGAATATTACTCAATGTGGAAAATATAATGATCTGCTCATCTCGGGCACTGATTTTATGGAACTTGTTGGTGCTCATAAAGAAGCTTTGTTTGCACTTGATTCATTAGATGGAGGGACAGTATCTGCTAAAATAAGTGTCTCTCTTTCTCATGCtgttgaagaaaaagaagtaaagaaagATGTGCAAAATGGTGGAGAAGATGACAAATCACATCTAAAAGGTCAGCTTGttcaagaagaagaaagagagaaaggtaAGGTTGGGTTTTCAGTTTATTGGAAATATATAATAGCAGCATATGGAGGAGCACTTGTACCACTCATATTGTTGGCTGAAATTTTGTTCCAACTTCTTCAAATTGGAAGCAACTATTGGATGGCTTTGGTAACTCCTATCTCAACTGATGTTGAGCCTTCTGTTGGAGGAAGCATGCTTATAGTTGTCTATGTAGCTTTGGCCATAGGAAGTTCTGTTTGTGTCCTTGCTAGAGCAACACTTGTTGCCACAGCTGGTTATAAGACAGCTACTCTACTCTTCAACAACATGCATTTCTGCATTTTTCGCGCTCCAATGTCATTTTTTGATGCCACTCCAAGTGGAAGAATCCTTAATAGG GCTTCGACTGACCAAAGTGCAGTGGATATAGACATTCCTTTTCAAGCTGGATCACTTGCTTCTTCTGTGGTACATCTTCTTGGAATTATAGTGGTGATGTCTCAAGTAGCATGGCAGGTTTTCATTGTCTTCGTTCCTATCACAGCAATTAGCATTTGGTATCAG CAATATTATTTACCATCGGCTCGGGAGCTATCCCGTTTagttggggtatgcaaagctccTGTCATCCAACACTTTGCTGAAACAATATCAGGTGCATCAATCATCAGGAGCTTTGATCAAGTACCAAGATTTCAGCAAACAATTATGAAACTAATGGATGGATATTCTCGCCCCAAGTTCAACAATGCTGGTGCTATGGAATGGTTGTGCTTCCGATTAGATATGTTGTCTTCTATcacattttccttttgtttGATATTCTTGATATCTATTCCACAGGGATTCATAGATTCAG GTGTTGCTGGTTTAGCTGTAATCTATGGCCTTAATCTGAACATTGTACAATCATGGATGATATGGGAACTTTGCAACATAGAGACCAAAATTATATCAGTAGAAAGAATACTTCAGTATACTTCCATTCCTAGTGAGCCtcctcttgttgtagaggaaaACCGACCACATGATTCTTGGCCATCATGTGGCAGAATTGATATCCACAACTTGCAG GTACGTTATGCTCCACATATGCCATTTGTGTTGCACAGCCTTGCATGCACATTTCATGGAGGACTGAAAACTGGAATTGTCGGGAGAACAGGAAGTGGTAAATCAACTCTCATACAAACACTTTTCCGAATCGTTGAGCCTACTGTTGGGAGAATTATGATTGATGGTGTCAACATCTCTTCCATTGGACTGCGTGATTTGAGGTCTAGACTGAGCATTATTCCTCAGGATCCAACTATGTTTGAAGGCACAGTGAGAAGTAATCTAGACCCATTGGAAGAGTACACAGATGAACAAATTTGGGAG GCCCTTGATAAGTGTCAACTTGGAGATGAAGTtagaaggaaagaaggaaaactaGAGTCTGCag TTTGTGAGAATGGAGAGAATTGGAGTATGGGGCAAAGGCAATTGGTCTGTCTTGGTAGGGTGTTGCTTAAGAAGAGTAAGGTCTTGGTGCTTGATGAAGCTACTGCATCTGTTGACACAGCTACAGATAATTTGATTCAGCAAACTCTAAGGCAACATTTCTTTAATTGCACAGTCATTACCATTGCACATAGAATAACTTCTGTCATTGATAGTGATATGGTTCTACTACTTAATCAAG GACTTATTGAGGAGTATGATTCCCCAACAAGGTTGCTAGAAGACAAGTTATCTTCTTTTGCTCAACTTGTTGCAGAGTATACGACAAGGTCCAATTCCAGTTTTGACCAACTAAAATAa
- the LOC106794106 gene encoding uncharacterized protein isoform X3, with amino-acid sequence MAPKRKRQMAVRDQNKGKAFKSHPTIQLARHLAEMTSQIPPCVSSHAISHPTDPPARTSDVIPPPSIQGVQSPCTSQPKNPDAGCTLDMASEKRTALRTKFVRQKVAEKDTNKGKASKSHPTKQHTAYHAQTTSQNPPCASQPTNSMEGAHSPARTSDVSPPPSMKGVRSPCTSQPTNSDAGRADRSFASLETQRNEAKPILYLDGQGFLPSRSAANGIGDILKKNFTDPWPSWKKIPISTRNSLFEEFLEKFSVSPPDYNWAKKNFEMRGSVLLKNNLNKARTTMDKPHWITDGVWERLCNHWRSEGFKKKSTQAKTNRASNCGASHTGGSISASQHRANMMKETGTIPTPLELFRRMHQRKDNTWVDRRSQHLLGLYW; translated from the exons ATGGCTCCAAAGAGGAAGCGCCAG ATGGCAGTCAGAGATCAGAATAAAGGAAAAGCTTTTAAGAGTCATCCAACAATTCAACTTGCTAGGCATCTAGCAGAGATGACTTCTCAAATTCCTCCATGTGTTTCATCACATGCAATATCTCATCCTACTGATCCTCCTGCTAGGACATCTGATGTGATTCCTCCACCTTCGATACAAGGGGTACAATCACCATGTACTTCACAACCAAAAAATCCAGATGCAGGATGTACCCTTGACATGGCCTCAGAGAAGAGAACTGCTCTTCGCACAAAGTTTGTTAGGCAGAAG GTGGCAGAGAAAGATACGAATAAAGGAAAAGCTTCTAAGAGTCATCCAACGAAACAACATACTGCATATCATGCACAGACGACTTCTCAAAATCCACCATGTGCTTCACAACCAACAAATTCAATGGAAGGGGCACACTCACCTGCTAGGACATCTGATGTATCACCTCCACCTTCAATGAAAGGGGTACGCTCACCATGTACATCACAACCAACAAATTCAGATGCAGGACGTGCTGATAGATCTTTTGCTTCATTAGAGACACAGAGAAATGAGGCCAAGCCAATTTTATATCTTGATGGGCAAGG ATTCTTACCTTCTCGCTCTGCTGCTAATGGGATTGGGGATATCCTCAAGAAGAATTTTACTGATCCTTGGCCATCATGGAAGAAGATACCAATTAGCACTAGAAACTCGTTGTTTGAAGagtttttg GAAAAGTTCTCTGTTTCTCCACCGGATTACAATTGggcaaaaaagaattttgaaaTGCGAGGTTCAGTATTGCtgaaaaataatctaaataagGCTCGAACCACAATGGATAAACCTCATTGGATTACAGATGGTGTCTGGGAGAGATTGTGCAATCATTGGAGATCTGAAGGATTCAAAAAGAAGAGCACCCAAGCAAAAACAAATCGAGCATCTAATTGTGGAGCATCTCACACTGGTGGCTCTATTAGTGCTTCACAGCATAGAGCTAATATG ATGAAAGAGACTGGAACCATTCCTACTCCATTGGAGTTGTTCCGTCGCATGCACCAACGTAAGGACAACACATG